The DNA segment ATTTTAACTGCTATGGCAGGGCCATTGATATTTCTCTTAATGCCAATTTTTGGGCCACTACCCCTTGTCCCTTATTTAATTACCTTTTACTTGCTATGTGCCATAACTGCATTTATGATTAGAAGATATATAAAAAATCCTATCTCAGGAATAATAACTCTAAGTGGAATTACTTTATCAGCTATTTTAGTAGATACAATGTTTAATAGTTTTTTACAAAAACAGTCTATATTAGGATATGATGTAATAGCAGGAGCTAGATTTTATGGAATAGGTAACGAATATATGGGGGTAATTATTGGTAGCTCGATCATAGCCACTTTTCCTTTACTCCAAAGACCTGAAAGGAAAAAATGGCTGTATCTTATATATGGAACAATAGCCATTATTATGATGGCACCTTTTTGGGGAACAAACTTTGGAGGAACCTTATCCTTAGCTGTAACCTTTGCCGTAGCTTTGATAGATATAAAAGAAGGCAAGGGATCTGTTAAGTATCTCCTTGCCTTAGGAATAGTCTTTGTATTAGCACTAACTGCTATGATAACCATCAATGTAATTTCTCAGGATCAAACCCATATTGGAAGGATTTTTTCTGGTGAAAATGCCAATCGTTTAGAAGAGATTTTATTAGCTATAACTAGAAAACTCTCAACAAACTGGAGATTAATAAGGTTTAGTATTTGGAGCAGAATCTTTGCAGTATTATTAGTAAGTACCATAATAATTGGTTTTTATCCGCCAAAGAAATTTTCCTTTGTAAAAGAAAAGCACTATTATCGGGGGATAAAGGCTATATTGGCAGGTAGTTTAGCAGCCCTTTTCCTTAACGATTCCGGAATAGTCGCTGCTGCCACTGCAATGATATTTTTAGCATTACCTATTCTTTACGTGTTTTCTTTAGATAATTCCCCTTCCAATTCTCCCCACTTATCATAGAGTATTTCTAAACTTTCTTTTAGATTATTATATTCTCTAGTGATTTCTAAATTCTTTTCACTATTAGAATAGATTTCAGGTTGACAGAGAAGCTGTTCGTATTCAGTTATCAGCTCCTCTGTCTTTTCTATTTGCTGTTGAATCTCTTCTAATTGTTTTTGTAACTGTTTAATTTTATTATTAGATATTTTTTCTTTAAATTTAGAAGATTTTTCCTTTGTCTTCTTTTCCTCAAGTTCTTGCTCAATCCTTAATTGCTCTAATTTTTCTAGATAATAGTTATAATTACCTAAAAAAGTAGTGATTTTTCCAGCCTTTAATTCCAATGTTTTGTTTGTAATTTTGTTTAAAAAATATCGGTCATGGGAAACAACTAAAATTGTACCGGGATATTCTAAAAGGGCTTCCTCTAGGACTTCTTTAGAAACTATATCTAAATGGTTGGTCGGCTCATCAAGTATTAAAAAATTACTTTTATTTAAAATTAACTTTGCTAGTGCTAATCTACTTTGTTCACCACCGCTTAAATCACCAACCCTTTTAAAGACATCTTCTCCTGTAAACAAAAATTTTGCAAGATAAGAACGGACAGAGCCTCCAGTCCACTGAGGTTTTACTTCCCAAATTTCTTCAATTAAATTATTGTGGGGATTTAAGTCCTTTCGCTGTTGGCTAAAATATCCTAAATTTACGTTATGACCTAAGATAATTTCACCCTTTTGTACAGGTATTTCACCACTGATTAACTTAAGTATTGTTGATTTTCCACAACCATTAGGTCCTACTAAACCTACCCTCTCACCCCGCTCTATTATAAAAGATACTCCTTTTAAAACTGAATTATCTTCATAACTATGGTATAAATCCTTTACTGTCAAAACAAAACGGCCACTTTGGCTATCTAAATGGAACTGAAATTTAGCCTTTTTATCTTCACCTTTTATTTCAATAACTTCTAATTTTTCCAATGCCTTTCTACGGCTTTGGGCTTGTTTAGTTTTTTGTCCAGCTATATTCCGACGGATAAACTCTTGGGTTTTCTCGATATATTCCTGTTGCTTTTGGTAATCTTTGAGTAATTTTTCCCGCAACTTTTTCTTTTCCTCTGCATAAAAACTGTAATTCCCATGAAATACCTGCAAACTGCCATTTTCCAATTCATAGATTTTAGTGACAAAATAATCAAGGAATTGGCGGTCATGGGAAATTACAAAAACAGCACCTTTATAGTCCTTTAAAAAACTTTCTAACCACTTTACCCCTTCGATATCTAGATGATTAGTGGGCTCATCAAGAAATAATAAGTCTGGCTTAGATAATAATAGTTTTCCTAAAGATAAACGGGACTGTTCACCACCACTAAAGGTCCCTATTTTTTGGCTGAATTGCTCCTCTGTAAAACCTAAACCCCGTAAAACACCATAGATATCACTTTTATATCGATAGCCCCCTTTTTCTTCAAATTCTGTTGTTAAAAGGCTATATTTATTAAAAATTTTTTCTAACTGTTCTCCCTTTAAAGAAGCCATTTCCTGTTCTAAACTACGGATTTCTTCTTCCATTTCTAAAAGATATTGAAAGACACCGGTTAACTCAGAGACGGGGGTATTATCAGGGTCTAAATCACCATATTGCCTCTGAAATCCTATATTTATTCCTTTATTTAAAATAACTTGACCTTTATCGTAATCTAAGGTACCATTTAAAATATTAAAGAGGGTGGTTTTTCCACTACCGTTATTTCCAACTAAAGCGACTTTTTCTCCTTCTTTTATTTGTAAAGATACATCTTTAAAAATCGGTTCACCATTATAATATTTATCAATATTATTACATTGTAAAATTATCATATTAAAACCTCCACAAAACCTTAATATCTCTATTTAATATAAATTATTGTTAACCTAATGTCAAAAGTTAATTATAGGAGGGTACTAGCTCCAGCCTTTTATTTAATTATTATAGGAAATAACAGATAAATTAGGGGATGATAAATTGAATTTTATCGAGATTACAGAAAAGGTTATAGAAGGTAAATTTATTGAAAGATTAAATCGCTTTGTAGCTAAAGTTTTAGTAGAGGAAAAAGAAGAACTTGTCCATGTTCCTACTTCAGGAAGACTCAAGGAGTTATTGTTACCAGGAGCCGATATTTATCTTAGAGTTAAAGATTTTAATGGTAAAAGGAAAACAAATTTTGATTTATTGCATGTAAAATCTAAAGAAGGTGTTTGGGTTTGTTTAGATTCTCATCTACCAAATACCTTTATGGAAAAATTATTATTAAACAGTTCTTTGGAGGAATTTAGTTATCTTCAACGGGTTGAAAGGGAAGTAAAATATAAGAACAGTAGGTTCGATTTTTTTGTAGTAGATAAAGCTGGGTGTCCTGGTTTTATAGAAGTAAAGTCTGTAACATTAGTGGAAGATGGAGTGGCAAAATTTCCTGACGCACCTTCTACTAGAGGGGCTAGACATTTAGAAGAGTTAATAGAAGCTGTAAAAGAAGGGTATAAAGGTAGTGTGGTCTTTATGGTACAAAGGAATGACCCTTCTATTTTTTCACCAAACAAAGAAAGGGATTTAGATTTTACTAAAAGTCTCATCAAAGCTGTGGAAAAGGGAGTAAAGGCTTATTGTTATAGTTGTGAAATAACAAGGAATAGAATATTCTTAGATAAAGTTATACCTATAAAATTATTTTAATATTCAAAAAGCTCTTTATAAGGTTTACATTATTTATAGAGAATATTATAATTATAATATAGTGTTGTATAACACTGTTAGGAAAGTATTGTTTGATGGGAGGATTCCAAAATGAGAATTGAAGTGACCTTTTATTGTGATAAAGGTACAAAAATAGATTTTAATTATAATTATAGTCTCTCAAGACTAATTATGGAATCCCTTTTTGACAATAAAAGTGCTTTATATCACAAAGGTAAGCCTTTTAAATATTATACCTTTTCCCAATTATATTTTTCTCAGTTTGAAATAAGTGGAGATTATATAGTAAGTTTAGGTGAAGAAGTCCATTGGTATGTATCATCACCCAATCCTTTTTTTATAGATGGGCTTGTGAAAGGTTTAACAAAATTGGGTAGTTATCCTATGGGGCAAGGGGAGTTTGAATTTAAACAAGTTAGGATATTGGATGATCCGGAATTCACCAATGATATGGAGTTTACTTGTATGTCACCTATTACTATTTCTTCTATGGGAAGAGGAGCAAAAAGGGAGCTTTACTGTAGAATTGAAAATAAATGTTTTGTGGAGAATTTAAGGTATGATTTAGTGCAAAAATATTATTATTTGTATAATTCATTCCCCAAAAACGAAAGGCTGGAAATTATTTTCGATAAAAATTATCTAGAAAATAAAAAACGGACTAGTAGGTTATTAGATTATAACGGTGTTAAAGTATTAGGATATATGGTACCCTTTGTAGTTAAGGGAAGCCCAGATCTTATACGGGTAGGATATTCCTGTGGTTTTGGAGAAAGAAATAATCAAGGTTTTGGTATGGTTAAAGTCTGGCATAGAAGTTAATATTAGAAAAAATTTTTAGCATGATTTATGGAAAATCCCTAAAATCATGCTTATTTCTTTATTTTTATCTACTTTATAGGTATAATAGATTTGAAGAAAAATAAGAGAAGGTGAAAAAATGGTTTTAGAAAAGGAATTGAAGGCAATTTTAGGTGAAGAAAATTTAAAAATAAATCATCCATTAAAAGATTATACAACTTTTAAAATTGGGGGACCTGCCGATTATTTTGCTACACCAAGTACAGAAGAGGCTTTACTTCAGTTGATCAATTACGCTAAGGAATTTAATATTCCATTTTTTGTCTTAGGTAAAGGCTCAAACATTTTAATATCTGATGAAGGGTATAGGGGAATTATTATCAATCTTACGGAAAAATTAAATAAAATTACAGGAGAAGATGAAAGGATTTATGCCCAAAGTGGAGCGACCTTGACAGATATAAGTAAAAAGGCTTTAGAGCACTCTCTAACAGGTTTTGAATTTGCCATAGGAATCCCTGGTTCTTTTGGGGGCGGAATTTTTATGAATGCAGGAGCCTATGAAGGTCAGATGAGCGATGTAGTAGAAAGGGTCTGGGTGATTAGAAATGGGGAAATTGTCCCTATCGATAAAGAAGAAATGGAATTTGGCTATCGAAAAAGTATTTTTCAAAAATATAATGACATAATTATTAAAGGTTGTATAAAACTACAAAAAGGAGATTACAATCAGATAAAAGCTAAAATGGATGAACTTACTCAAAAACGGGAAGAAAAACAACCTTTAGAATTACCCAGCGCCGGATCTGTTTTTAAAAGACCTCAAGGTTATTTTGCCGGTAAACTTATCGAAGATAGTGGCCTTAGAGGATATAGGATTGGTGGAGCTCAAGTCTCTGAAAAACATTGTGGGTTTATCGTTAATACCGGAGGGGCAACTGCCCAAGATGTAAAGGATTTAATTCAATATATCCAAAAAACAGTAAAAGAAAAATTTGGAGTAGAATTAGAAAGGGAAGTTAAATATCTAGAAAGTTAAAGACAAAGATCTAAAAATGTGGTAACATAAAGTTGAAGATTTTATAATGCCACAGATGAGGTGGTGAAGTGTGAAAGAGTTTGTTGAGATATTAAAAGAGAATAAGGGGAAAAAAGTTTTAGTTTTATGCCATGATGATGCAGACAATGATGCCATTGGGGCAGGATTTGCTATGGCAGAACTAACTAAAGGAACTTTAGCGGTTCCGCAAAAAGTATCTGAACACGCCCTTGAATTGATCAATAAATTGGCAGCTAAAATAGAAGTTGCCCCCAATCCTCTAGACTATGATTTGGTGATTATAGTAGATACGGCGGACATACAACAATTACCTGGTATAACCCTTAAAAATTATATTTTAATTGATCATCATAAAAACAATTTATTGTTAGAAAAAAGTCAAGCCCATATATATAAATTGGTAGATTCTACTTGCCAATTAGTTTATTATCTTTATAAAGAAATGGAAGCACATTTAACGCCAGCAGTAGCTTTAGGATTAGCAGCGGGAATTTTAGGAGATACTGTCGGTCTTACTAAAGCATCTAACAAAGCCATAATTGACTTAGGAAATATTTTACAAGACGGTAATATAGGCTATTCTACCGTTTTAAATACCTTTAAGATTAGTAGTAAAATAGAAAGGCTGCAAAAATTAAAAGCTGCTACCGGGGGAAAAGTTTATGAATTCTCTGATTGTATTTTGGTTTACTGCCAGCCTGACAAAAATTTCCTCTACTATGTAGCAACTATGTTTTTGGAGTTAGGAGCAGACTTAGCTTTAGTAGGGTATAAAGAAGGGGACTGGATACATTTAAGGTTAGTTAAGTCTAATCAATGCTTAACTAGTCATAATGTCTATGAAATTGTTAAAAAAGCCTCAGAAAATATGGTTGTAGAAAATTTTTGGGGTGACCAATATTTTGCAGGTTTTAAAGGTCAAGGGGATTACGACTTTTTTATCCAAAGAATCTTAAGGGAAATCGAAAATATAAGTAATAAAAACCTCCCTAATTAGGAGGTTTTTATTATTTCCTCAAGTTTTTCTGCCAGCTCTGGCAAATTTAGAGGTTGAATTTTTAACTTTTTTATAACTTCTTTGTATTGCCTGATAGTACCCATCATAATACAATCGGTGTATTTGTCTCTACAGTTAACGGTATTTTCACTTACTGCAACTTCTCCACCTTTAGACAAAAATTCTTGTTTTAAAATGTTAGCTGCAGTTGTAGATAGATTCTGTAATTTTATTACTTTAAAAACACATTTATCTGCCATTAAGTTGATACTAGCAGGGCTAGCGTTGACTTTTTTAATTTCTTCTTTAGCACTTTGAAGGTTTGGGATGTCTAAAATTTCTAAATTCACAAAATTACCTCCTATGGGTAACTATTCTATGGGCTACTACAGGTTGAACAATTTTGTTTAAAAGAAAAACTGTAATAGAGTATAGGATCATCAAAGTTAGTTGGGTAGGTAATCTTAGGAAATAAGCTTCCCATAATGGCCAACCAAAGGCATGGGCAAGACCTATAGTAGTTATAAATCCAGTAATTAGCTGAGTTAAAGATACTGTAAAAAGAAAGTTGATAAAAGAGTTTCCTTTAAACAATAACTTAAAGTAGTGGGGTAAAACACCATAAAGACCTTGGGCTACAAATATTAAAAAAATCGGTGATCCTTGTGGAAATAAAGTGACTCCAACGACATCAGCAACTGCTCCTACAGCAAATCCCCAATGAGGACCTAATACTAAACTAGCTATGATAATAGGGATAGGTCCTAAACCAATCCTCAAAGCTGGTAATCCCCCTAAAGGTATTACAGCGCTGGCGAATCGTGTTAGAACGATACTCAAAGCAATGAGCAAAGACGCTAATGTTAAACAATAGGTTTTATTCATTGTAGTAGATGGAGTTTTCCCTTTAGAAATATAGGAAAATAAGGCGAAGATGGTAGCGAATACTACTACTTGAAAATAGAAATTAGTACTTAGTGTTTCTACAAACCAATTAAAAATTTCCATAAAAAAAACCTCCCTTTAATTTTGGATAGGCAGAAATATGCCAACCAACAGAAAAGAAGGTTGAGAAAAACATATAACCTTTTTCCGAAGGTGACAGCGGACGCGATACTATACCGCAGGGCGAAACCTTTCGTCTTAGGGCGACATCCCATCCCTAAGCACTTAACGCATAGTATCTACTCTGCCAAACTTTTATTACAATTCTAATTATAACATAATAATTATTATTGTCTAGGGGTTAATTGACTAATGGGAAGGAAATGCTAAAGGTACATCCTGGACTCCTTTTGTTATTAAAGACTTCAATTTTACCCCCCATTTTTTCTGTTATCCCTTTAGCTATCGCCAATCCTAAACCACTTCCTTTACTAGAACGGGATTTTTCCACTTTATAAAACTTTTCAAAAATATGGGGAAGGTCTTCTTCAGGAATCCCAGGACCATCATCAATAATATTTAAAAAAACTTTTTTATCCATAAGGTAACACTGAAAAACAATTTCCTTTTTACTGTATTCCAAGGCATTAAAAAAGAGATTATTAAGAACTTGTTCTAGCCTGGTTGGGTCAACATATATAAAGGCTGAGTCTAGATTTACCAACTGTTTAGAGATTAGTTTATCATGCCAACTCCCTTCTTCTTTGATATCTAAATAATAACTTTGGACAAAGGTCTTAACATTAACTTTCTCAAAGTTAAATTCCAACTGATCTAAATCGAGTTTTGCCAAATTAAATAGATCATCGATAAGGATACTTAAATTATCTACTTTGTTAGAGATTATTGCCAAGTAGTTATTGAAGGTTTTAGGGTCGTTAAATAGACCATCTTTCAGTGCTTCTACATAACCTTTTATAGAAGTTAAGGGAGTCCTTAGATCATGGGAAATGGCCGCTAGTAGTTGTTTTTTAGCAATAGTGATTTCCTTTTCTTTTTGGTTAACTTCTTTTAATTTATTTTTCATTATTTGAAAGGCTTGACATAAATTACCTAGTTCATCACTGGCGTTATAGGTAATATCAAAATCAAAATCATTTTTAGAAATTTTCTCAATAGCCATATTTAATTCTTTAAAGGGTTGTGTTACCCTTCGGGATATTAAATAAACAGAAAGGACGATATGTAACAAGAGGGAAGTTAAACCGATACTAACAGTACCTATCAAAAATTTAGTTAGCCTAGGAATAAAATCTGGTGGTGGAGGATAAGTATAAAGTTTTACCCCTACTATTTCCCCAGAAATATAGATATATTCTCCTACAGTATAACTTAATATTTCATTATCTGATGTGTTCCGATTTTTTTCAAGGCCGGGAATTACTTCTGTTAATAACTGATAATGGTTAGTAAAATTATCTTCAACGGAACTATAAAGCAGTTTTCCTGAATTATCAACAATCCGGAGAATTACTGGAGCATTATCGATAATTTCTATGATACCATTATGAAAATCTTTATTAACTGGATCTAGCAAATCCCAATTGTCAATAATAAAACTATTAAGTAATTCAACCTTTTCTGAAGTTAAGTAAAAACTTTCTCTAACAGGACTAAAGAGGTGTTTGCCATAAAAATAAGCAAATCCCCCTGTTACAATTAATGGAATTAGTATTACAGAGAAAAAAGCCATAAGTACCCGATATCGAAATTTAATCTTTACCATAAAAATCCCTATCCTTCAAATTTATATCCTATCCCCCATACTGTTTTAATATATTGGGGGTCAGTAGGATTTTTTTCAATTTTTTGCCTTAGTCTTTTTACATGTACAGTTACTGTAGCCACATCACCTAAACTATCTAACCCCCAGACATGTTCATATATTTCTTCTCTAGTAAATACCTGACGGGGGTGGGTAGCAAGAAACTTTAATAGTTCAAATTCCTTTGTAGGTAGATTTATTTGGTTTTCCCCTACAAAAACGTTATAACCTGCTAAATCTATGGTTAAATCTTGAAACTTTAAAATAGCAGGGGTTATTTCCCCATTATTAACTAAACTGCGGCGCATTAAAGCTTTCACCCTAGCGGTAAGGACAGATGGGCTAAAGGGTTTAGTAATATAATCATCTGCCCCTAGATCTAATCCTAAGATGGTATCGTTATCTTCATCTTTAGCACTGACAATGATAATAGGAATATTTTTATTAAAAGATCTTACTTCTTTACATATTTCAAAACCGTTTAATTTAGGGAGCATAATATCTAGAATTATCAAATCAGGTTGGAAGGTATTGGTTAATTGTAGCCCTTTCAAACCATCTTGGGCTATTTCAATAATAAAACCTTCCCTCTTTAAATAATCTTTAATAAGATTGGCTATTTCTAAATCATCTTCCACAATTAGTATTTTTTTATCCATACAAGGAAAACCTCCGCTATTTTTAAAAAATAATTTTATATTTGGTTATATTGATTATAATTATATTCAACAAATTTTTTAAGAATCCTTTTTTCCACCTTTATCTCTATTCAATTTCTCTATTTTAGTGTATAATATATTAAGTTTTTTAAGTTCCAAAAGGGAGGAGATTTGATGTTTAAGCTTATAGCACTGGATATAGACGGAACTTTAATAAACAGTGGGGGCAAAATATCAGCTATAAATAAAAAAATAATAAAAACTGCACAGGCTCAAGGGTATTTAATAACATTAAATACAGGACGGAGTTTTTACTCAGCCTATAAGTATGCTCAAGAGCTGGAAATCGATATTCCTATAATAACTGCCAATGGTACATTAATTAGGGACCCTAAAACCTTTGAAGTAAAGTATCAGTTAAACTTCCCCCAAAATACAGCATTAGAAATTGCCAATTTTTTATCTAAGAAAAAGGGAATTTCTTGTCAGGCTTATCATCTAGAAGGAATCCTTTTATCAGGGGTTGGTTTAGTAGGATTGGCGAAATTGTCAAATAGAAAGGGACTATTATCTTTAAAAAGGTTAATAGCTATGTATGAAGAAAGCAAAAGAAGTAAAACTATAAGGGTTAAGGATTTTGTCAATGCAGTTTCTAACCACCAAATACAAAAGTTTTTTGTGGCAGCTAAAACTGAAACGGGAAAGATAATTGAAAAGGAATTAGAGGAATTCCCTTGTACCGTAGAAACCCATTATGAAGGGGAAAACGGTTATTTAGAAATAATTCCCCAAGGAGCTTCAAAGGGGGAAGGGTTAAAAAGGCTAGCTAGTATGTACAATTTAACATTAGACCAAACAATTGCAGTAGGGGATAGTGCCAATGATGTTTCGATGTTTCAAGTAGCAGGACTTTCAGTGGCTATGGCTAATGCTACCCAATACGCTAAAAGCCATGCTAAACACATAACCTTTAGCAATGAGGACGATGGAGTAGCTGCCGTTATTAAAGAGTTTATGTTAACACCGGTTAAGGATTTTAAATTTATAAAGAAAGCTCAATAATTACCTTAGTTGTTTAACGAGGGGGGATATTTTTGGTACTAGAATTTACTAAAATGCATGGGCTAGGTAATGACTTTATAATCATCGATAATTTGCAAGATAAAAAATTAGATTGGTCAAAATTAGCAAAAAAACTCTGTCAAAGAAATACAGGTATTGGTGGAGATGGTTTGGTATTAGTATCACCTTCTGATAAAGGGGATTATAAGATGGTGATTTATAACTCAGATGGAAGTTTAGCCCAAATGTGTGGAAATGCCATCCGCTGTTTCGGGAAATACCTTTATGAAAAGGGTTATACAGATAAAACCAATTTAGTTATTGATACCGATGCCGGAGTAAAACAACTTTATTTAAAAATAAATGAGGGATTAGTAGAGACAGTAAAAGTAGATATGGGTCCCCCTATTTTTCAGCCTGAACTTATACCTGTCAATACCACAAATAGTGATAATAATATTAAAATACAAGTTGCTCAACAAGAACTAAATATAACTGCTATTTCAATGGGCAATCCCCATGCCGTCATTTTTGTAGATCAGGTAGAAGATTTTCCTGTAAAAGAGATTGGACCGCTAATAGAAAATCATCCTTTATTTCCCCAAAAAACCAATGTGGAATTTGTCCAATTAAAAGAAGATGGTACTTTAGTTATGAGAGTTTGGGAAAGGGGAGTAGGTGAAACCCAAGCTTGTGGTACAGGAGCCTGTGCAGCCTTTGTTGCCAGTGTTTTAAAGGGAAAAGTTAAAAACCAAGGTGAAGTTCATTTGTTAGGGGGAGTATTAAAAATTACCTTTGATGGTGAAAGGGTTTTTAAAGAAGGCCCTGCAGCCTTTGTTTTTGAAGGTAAGGTTAAAATAGAAGAATGGTTATAAACTCCATTAATTAAGGATAAGCTATAAATAAGCTTATCCTATTTTTATTACGGGGGTTTTACCGATGAAAAAACCTATAAAACTAAATAATTTAAAGGAAAATACTAAAGAGAGTATTGAAAAAATTACTGAAGAGGCTTTAAAAGAGATAAGTTTAGATGAGGATTTAGAAAAGAATATTCAAATACTAGAAAAGATTTTTCAGCATTGTGATGATGTAAATAAAAAAACTTTACATATAGAAGGAAATAAAAAAGGGATAATCTTTTTTTTAAGTGGAATAACAGATGAAAAATCTATTGTTAATTTTATAATTAATCCTTTGCTGAAGAATGAAGGAGTAGTATTAGAAAAAATTAAAGGTAATCCCCGATATATAGAGGAATATTTATTAGTTAACCATTCTGTAGAAAAAATTTCAGATCTTTACGGAGGAGTAATAGGGGTCTTAGAAGGCAAAGCTTTATTACTTATAGATGGATATAGTACCGGTTATACCATAGAAGTTAGGGAATACCCAACTAGAGATGTTCAAGAACCTATTACCCAAACATTAGTTAGAGGTCCTAGGGAAGGCTTTACCGAAGGAATCAAAGACAACTTAGCATTAATTCGAAAAAGGATTAAAACCCCTGATTTAAAAATAGAAAAAAAGGAAATCGGTCACCTAACAAAGACTTCTGTGGCTATTTGCTATATTCAGAATCTCGTTGATCCAAAGGTCTTAGAAGAGGTAAAGGTCAGACTAGATAAGATTAAAATAGATGCTATCCTTGATTCCAGTACAATAGAGCAGTTAATTGAAGATAGCAGTTTTTCTCCTTTTCCCCAAATAGGAAATACAGAAAGACCCGATGCAGCAGTTTCGGCGTTAATAGAAGGAAGGGTGTGTATTGTTGTAGATGGGTCACCCTTTGTTTTAATTGTCCCCCAAGTTTTAGTAGATATGTTACATATTACAGAAGACTATTACGAAAGATTTTATTTTTCAACTGCCATTAGATTACTCCGTTATTTAGCCTTTGGCTTATCATTATTAGGGCCTTCCCTCTATGTTGCAATAACAACTTTTCACCATGAAATGATCCCAACAAAACTTTTAGTCAGTATTGCCGCTGCCCGCCAAGGAATTCCCTTTCCTGCATTTTTAGAAGCTTTGATGATGGAAATAGCCTTTGAAGCGTTAAGGGAAGCGGGGGTCCGCCTACCTAAACCTATAGGTCAAGCTGTAAGTATCGTAGGGGCTTTGGTTATTGGAGAAGCGGCAGTGCAGGCAGGACTTGTTTCTCAAATAATGGTAATAGTTGTAGCTGGGACCGGTATAGCTTCCTTTACCGTTCCTGCCTTTAACATAGGGATTGCTATTAGGCTATTGAAAATTCCGATTCTGTTATTATCTTCAGTTTTAGGTTTATTTGGAGTGAGTATAGCTGTTATCGCAATTTCAATCCATTTATCTACACTAAGGTCCTTTGGAGTACCTTATCTATCACCAATTGCTCCTTTAACTTTACAAGACAACAAAGATGTTATTTTAAGGGGCCCAGTCTGGTGGATAAACCAAAGGCCAACCTATATTGCTAAAAATAATGTCGTTAAGTTAAAAAGCGGAGGGGAAATGAAACCCCAAAAACCACAGGCAGAGGAGGAAAAAGATGTCCAGAAAACTAGTTAAAGTTAGTAGTATTGTCTTATTACTCCTTTTGTTTATACCGGGATGTTGGGATAGTATTGAGTTAGAAGATCTAGGTATTGTAGTAGCTGTTGGTATAGATAAAGAAGAAGAAGGTTTTACCATGACGTTACAAATTATTAAACCCCAACCCCAAGCTAACAACGGCAGTGAAGGTAAAATTTGGGTTGGAGCCAGTAGTGGTCAAACCCTCTTTGATGCCAGTAAAAATTTTCGGGCAAAGGTTCCTAGCCGTTTAACTTTTATGCACAATCAGATAATTGTTATCGGAGAAGAAGCTGCTAAATCAGGATTTGATGATATAATTGATTTTTTAACTAGAAATAGAGAAATACGCTATAGAAGCTGGGTAATAATAACCCA comes from the Anaerobranca gottschalkii DSM 13577 genome and includes:
- the murB gene encoding UDP-N-acetylmuramate dehydrogenase, which translates into the protein MVLEKELKAILGEENLKINHPLKDYTTFKIGGPADYFATPSTEEALLQLINYAKEFNIPFFVLGKGSNILISDEGYRGIIINLTEKLNKITGEDERIYAQSGATLTDISKKALEHSLTGFEFAIGIPGSFGGGIFMNAGAYEGQMSDVVERVWVIRNGEIVPIDKEEMEFGYRKSIFQKYNDIIIKGCIKLQKGDYNQIKAKMDELTQKREEKQPLELPSAGSVFKRPQGYFAGKLIEDSGLRGYRIGGAQVSEKHCGFIVNTGGATAQDVKDLIQYIQKTVKEKFGVELEREVKYLES
- a CDS encoding ABC-F family ATP-binding cassette domain-containing protein, with the translated sequence MIILQCNNIDKYYNGEPIFKDVSLQIKEGEKVALVGNNGSGKTTLFNILNGTLDYDKGQVILNKGINIGFQRQYGDLDPDNTPVSELTGVFQYLLEMEEEIRSLEQEMASLKGEQLEKIFNKYSLLTTEFEEKGGYRYKSDIYGVLRGLGFTEEQFSQKIGTFSGGEQSRLSLGKLLLSKPDLLFLDEPTNHLDIEGVKWLESFLKDYKGAVFVISHDRQFLDYFVTKIYELENGSLQVFHGNYSFYAEEKKKLREKLLKDYQKQQEYIEKTQEFIRRNIAGQKTKQAQSRRKALEKLEVIEIKGEDKKAKFQFHLDSQSGRFVLTVKDLYHSYEDNSVLKGVSFIIERGERVGLVGPNGCGKSTILKLISGEIPVQKGEIILGHNVNLGYFSQQRKDLNPHNNLIEEIWEVKPQWTGGSVRSYLAKFLFTGEDVFKRVGDLSGGEQSRLALAKLILNKSNFLILDEPTNHLDIVSKEVLEEALLEYPGTILVVSHDRYFLNKITNKTLELKAGKITTFLGNYNYYLEKLEQLRIEQELEEKKTKEKSSKFKEKISNNKIKQLQKQLEEIQQQIEKTEELITEYEQLLCQPEIYSNSEKNLEITREYNNLKESLEILYDKWGELEGELSKENT
- the cas6 gene encoding CRISPR-associated endoribonuclease Cas6 codes for the protein MRIEVTFYCDKGTKIDFNYNYSLSRLIMESLFDNKSALYHKGKPFKYYTFSQLYFSQFEISGDYIVSLGEEVHWYVSSPNPFFIDGLVKGLTKLGSYPMGQGEFEFKQVRILDDPEFTNDMEFTCMSPITISSMGRGAKRELYCRIENKCFVENLRYDLVQKYYYLYNSFPKNERLEIIFDKNYLENKKRTSRLLDYNGVKVLGYMVPFVVKGSPDLIRVGYSCGFGERNNQGFGMVKVWHRS
- a CDS encoding DHH family phosphoesterase — translated: MKEFVEILKENKGKKVLVLCHDDADNDAIGAGFAMAELTKGTLAVPQKVSEHALELINKLAAKIEVAPNPLDYDLVIIVDTADIQQLPGITLKNYILIDHHKNNLLLEKSQAHIYKLVDSTCQLVYYLYKEMEAHLTPAVALGLAAGILGDTVGLTKASNKAIIDLGNILQDGNIGYSTVLNTFKISSKIERLQKLKAATGGKVYEFSDCILVYCQPDKNFLYYVATMFLELGADLALVGYKEGDWIHLRLVKSNQCLTSHNVYEIVKKASENMVVENFWGDQYFAGFKGQGDYDFFIQRILREIENISNKNLPN
- the sfsA gene encoding DNA/RNA nuclease SfsA, whose translation is MNFIEITEKVIEGKFIERLNRFVAKVLVEEKEELVHVPTSGRLKELLLPGADIYLRVKDFNGKRKTNFDLLHVKSKEGVWVCLDSHLPNTFMEKLLLNSSLEEFSYLQRVEREVKYKNSRFDFFVVDKAGCPGFIEVKSVTLVEDGVAKFPDAPSTRGARHLEELIEAVKEGYKGSVVFMVQRNDPSIFSPNKERDLDFTKSLIKAVEKGVKAYCYSCEITRNRIFLDKVIPIKLF